The following coding sequences lie in one Pseudomonas sp. SL4(2022) genomic window:
- the rdgB gene encoding RdgB/HAM1 family non-canonical purine NTP pyrophosphatase, with amino-acid sequence MMPFNELVLASHNAGKLKELQAMLGSSVRVRSVGEFSMIEPEETGLSFIENAILKARNAARLSGLPALADDSGLAVDFLGGAPGIYSARYADGQGDAANNAKLLAALKDVPDAERGAQFVCCLALVRHADDPLPIICEGLWHGRILHAAQGVEGFGYDPLFWVPERDCSSAELPAAEKNQISHRARAMALLKQRLGLA; translated from the coding sequence ATGATGCCTTTCAACGAGCTGGTATTGGCCAGCCACAACGCCGGCAAACTCAAAGAGCTGCAAGCCATGCTCGGCAGCAGCGTGCGCGTGCGCTCGGTCGGCGAGTTCTCCATGATTGAGCCGGAAGAAACCGGCTTGTCGTTTATCGAAAACGCCATTCTCAAGGCGCGCAACGCCGCACGCCTGTCAGGCTTGCCAGCGCTGGCCGACGATTCCGGCCTGGCAGTGGATTTTCTCGGCGGTGCGCCGGGCATCTACTCGGCGCGCTACGCCGATGGCCAAGGTGACGCGGCGAATAACGCCAAGTTGCTCGCCGCGCTAAAAGACGTGCCAGACGCCGAGCGCGGCGCGCAGTTCGTCTGCTGCCTGGCGCTGGTGCGGCATGCCGACGATCCGCTGCCGATCATCTGCGAAGGCCTCTGGCACGGACGTATCCTGCACGCCGCGCAAGGCGTGGAAGGCTTTGGTTATGACCCGCTGTTCTGGGTGCCCGAGCGCGACTGCTCCAGCGCTGAACTGCCGGCGGCCGAGAAAAACCAGATCAGCCACCGCGCACGCGCCATGGCCCTGCTTAAACAGCGGCTGGGCCTGGCATGA
- a CDS encoding DUF4426 domain-containing protein — protein MRRIALLLIALCLSLPALAERKQTFGDLDVHYIAFNSSFLQPDIAAANGLVRSKTQGVVNISVLKAGKASNASVSGEVKDLVGRSQPLTFKQVNEGEAIYYLAQFTFSQREMLRFTINVRAADGVAHSFDFNQEVFPDE, from the coding sequence ATGCGTCGCATCGCACTACTGTTGATCGCCCTGTGCCTGAGCCTGCCAGCGCTGGCTGAACGCAAGCAGACGTTCGGCGACCTCGACGTGCACTACATCGCCTTCAATTCCAGCTTTCTACAGCCAGATATCGCCGCCGCCAACGGCCTGGTGCGCAGCAAGACCCAGGGCGTGGTGAACATTTCCGTGCTCAAGGCTGGCAAGGCCAGCAACGCCAGCGTCAGTGGCGAAGTGAAGGATCTGGTCGGCCGTAGCCAGCCGCTGACCTTCAAACAGGTCAACGAAGGTGAGGCCATCTATTACCTGGCACAATTCACCTTCAGCCAGCGTGAAATGCTGCGCTTCACCATCAACGTGCGCGCGGCCGATGGCGTGGCGCACAGCTTCGACTTCAACCAGGAAGTCTTCCCAGACGAATGA
- the metW gene encoding methionine biosynthesis protein MetW, translating into MRADLDIIQEWIPAGSRVLDLGCGNGELLAWLAEHKQVSGYGLEIDADNIAQCVSKGVNVIEQNLDKGLGNFASNSFDVVVMTQSLQALHYPDKVLAEMLRVGKTCIITFPNFGHWHCRWYLTTKGRMPVSDFLPYTWFNTPNIHFCTFEDFEKLCHDQGAKVMDRLAVDRDHRHGWASRIWPNLLGEIGIYRISGPTAQDVQIAN; encoded by the coding sequence ATGCGCGCGGACCTCGACATCATCCAAGAGTGGATTCCCGCGGGTAGCCGTGTGCTCGACCTGGGTTGCGGCAATGGCGAGTTGCTCGCCTGGCTGGCCGAACACAAGCAGGTCAGCGGCTACGGCCTGGAAATCGATGCGGACAACATCGCCCAATGCGTGAGCAAGGGTGTCAACGTGATCGAGCAGAACCTCGACAAGGGGCTGGGCAACTTCGCCAGTAACAGCTTCGATGTGGTGGTCATGACCCAGTCACTGCAAGCCCTGCACTACCCGGACAAGGTGCTGGCGGAAATGCTGCGGGTCGGCAAGACCTGCATCATCACCTTCCCCAACTTCGGCCACTGGCACTGCCGCTGGTACCTCACCACCAAGGGCCGCATGCCGGTGTCGGATTTTCTCCCATACACCTGGTTCAACACGCCGAACATCCACTTCTGCACCTTCGAAGACTTCGAAAAGCTGTGTCACGATCAAGGTGCGAAAGTGATGGATCGCCTGGCCGTGGACCGCGACCACCGGCACGGCTGGGCCAGCCGGATTTGGCCTAACCTGTTAGGTGAAATCGGCATTTACCGGATCAGCGGGCCGACCGCCCAGGATGTTCAAATCGCCAATTGA
- the metX gene encoding homoserine O-succinyltransferase MetX, with product MPTAFPQDSVGLVTPQVLQFAEPLALACGRSLADYQLIVETYGELNATASNAVLICHALSGHHHAAGYHSADDRKPGWWDSCIGPGKPIDTNTFFVVSLNNLGGCNGSTGPSSINPATGKPFGADFPVMTVEDWVHSQARLADNLGIRQWAAVIGGSLGGMQAMQWTISYPERVRHCLAIASAPKLSAQNIAFNEVARQAILTDPQFHGGHFQEQGVIPKRGLMLARMVGHITYLSDDAMGEKFGRGLKSEKLNYDFHSVEFQVESYLRYQGEEFSGRFDANTYLLMTKALDYFDPAANHDGDLAKTLAHVSADFCVMSFTTDWRFSPARSREIVDALTAARKNVCYLEIDAPQGHDAFLMPIPRYLQAFDSYMKRIKV from the coding sequence ATGCCGACTGCCTTTCCCCAAGACTCTGTTGGCCTGGTAACCCCGCAGGTGCTGCAGTTCGCAGAACCTCTGGCGCTGGCCTGTGGGCGCAGCCTGGCCGACTACCAACTGATCGTCGAAACCTATGGCGAACTGAATGCCACGGCGAGCAACGCCGTGCTGATCTGCCACGCCCTTTCCGGCCACCACCACGCCGCCGGGTACCACAGTGCCGACGACCGTAAACCGGGCTGGTGGGACAGCTGCATCGGCCCCGGCAAGCCTATCGACACCAACACGTTCTTTGTCGTCAGCCTGAACAACCTCGGCGGCTGCAACGGCTCCACCGGCCCCAGCAGCATCAACCCGGCGACCGGCAAACCCTTTGGCGCGGACTTCCCGGTGATGACCGTGGAGGACTGGGTGCACAGCCAGGCGCGGCTGGCCGACAACCTCGGCATCCGCCAGTGGGCAGCCGTGATCGGCGGCAGCCTCGGCGGCATGCAGGCGATGCAATGGACCATCAGCTACCCCGAGCGCGTGCGCCACTGCCTGGCGATTGCCTCGGCACCCAAGCTGTCGGCGCAGAACATCGCCTTCAACGAAGTGGCGCGCCAGGCGATCCTCACTGACCCGCAGTTCCACGGCGGACACTTTCAGGAACAGGGCGTGATCCCCAAACGCGGCCTGATGCTGGCGCGCATGGTCGGCCACATCACCTACCTGTCGGACGACGCCATGGGCGAGAAATTCGGCCGTGGTTTGAAGAGTGAAAAACTCAACTACGACTTTCACAGCGTCGAGTTTCAGGTGGAAAGCTACCTGCGCTACCAGGGCGAGGAGTTCTCCGGGCGCTTTGACGCCAACACCTACCTGCTGATGACCAAAGCGCTGGACTACTTCGATCCGGCGGCCAATCACGATGGCGACCTGGCCAAGACCTTGGCCCACGTCAGCGCTGATTTCTGCGTGATGTCCTTCACCACCGACTGGCGCTTCTCGCCGGCACGCTCGCGGGAAATCGTCGATGCCCTGACTGCCGCGAGGAAGAACGTCTGCTACCTGGAAATCGACGCCCCCCAGGGCCACGACGCCTTCCTGATGCCGATCCCGCGCTACCTGCAGGCGTTCGACAGCTATATGAAACGGATTAAGGTGTAG
- a CDS encoding dynamin-like GTPase family protein: protein MSMERLSQQVDAYVAWKRELMREITRYRSWLMTNRLNSEAVEAKLERALKLLRTDHITLAFVGEFSRGKTELINSLFFSSYGQRMLPSQAGRTTMCPTELFFDPRSERSYIRLLPIETRVAEASVAQFKRIPRHWVNIPLDLSDPDNMVQAFNQVARTKPMPVEQAIALGFHPDMLESTSKPGEVLVPAWRHAMVNFDHPLLRQGLRILDTPGLNALGSEPELTLSMLPSAQAIIFLLSADTGVTASDMTVWQQHIRQLDEDTQTSLFAVLNKIDVLWDDLAGEAFVQNAIRQIQTSTARQLGIRVEDVLPLSAKQAMLAKVRKDTELLARSQMSNLENLLCERIIAQKERLLEDRVVNQVLKLLQNSQHVLNLRLEKVNEQQALLSNHQHDNGQMLFELTAKTKEDHSQHHKRLLGLKTNQRLLKRQGDLLRHASRSERLDEHLNKVRKNLTGSWTTLGINQAILHFFRSIEQDLHNLAQEAEMANKMIAAIYRRHNEENPLHGVDAPQFNVNRYLRELKQQQTKADQFRLQLKTLLTEQRSLTKRFFATLVQEVIGLHQRMRQEAEQWANDALMPLMQHTLEHKQLLETHMLRLKALAQETQQARQRGQQLARYSGELEQQLAQANDMLRTLRRPAPVQRQGKVVNLPGAARPHSIGE, encoded by the coding sequence AGCAGGTGGATGCGTACGTCGCCTGGAAGCGCGAGCTGATGCGTGAGATCACACGCTATCGCAGTTGGCTCATGACCAACCGGCTGAACTCCGAGGCCGTGGAGGCCAAGCTTGAGCGCGCACTGAAGCTGCTGCGTACCGACCACATTACCCTGGCCTTTGTCGGCGAGTTCTCGCGTGGCAAGACCGAGCTGATCAACAGCCTGTTCTTCTCGTCCTACGGCCAGCGTATGCTGCCGTCCCAGGCGGGGCGCACCACCATGTGCCCCACCGAGCTGTTCTTCGACCCCCGTTCGGAACGCTCCTATATCCGCCTGCTGCCCATTGAAACCCGTGTCGCCGAAGCCAGCGTGGCGCAGTTCAAGCGCATTCCCCGACATTGGGTGAATATCCCGCTGGACCTCAGTGACCCGGACAACATGGTGCAGGCCTTCAATCAGGTCGCCCGAACCAAGCCCATGCCCGTGGAGCAGGCGATCGCCCTGGGCTTTCACCCAGACATGCTGGAAAGCACCAGCAAACCCGGCGAAGTGCTGGTGCCGGCCTGGCGTCACGCCATGGTCAACTTCGACCACCCGCTGCTGCGTCAGGGCTTACGCATTCTTGATACGCCTGGTTTGAATGCCCTCGGCAGCGAGCCGGAGCTGACCCTGTCGATGCTGCCCAGCGCCCAGGCGATCATCTTCCTGCTGTCCGCCGACACCGGCGTGACCGCCAGCGACATGACCGTGTGGCAGCAGCATATCCGCCAGCTTGACGAAGACACCCAGACCAGCCTGTTCGCCGTGCTGAACAAGATCGACGTGCTCTGGGATGACCTGGCCGGCGAAGCCTTTGTGCAAAACGCCATCCGCCAGATCCAGACCAGCACCGCGCGCCAGCTCGGCATCCGCGTCGAGGACGTACTGCCGCTGTCGGCTAAGCAGGCGATGCTGGCCAAGGTGCGCAAGGACACCGAGCTGTTGGCCCGCAGCCAGATGAGCAACCTGGAAAACCTGCTCTGCGAGCGCATCATTGCGCAGAAAGAACGCCTGCTCGAGGACCGCGTGGTCAATCAGGTGCTGAAGCTGCTGCAGAACAGCCAGCACGTACTCAACCTGCGCCTGGAAAAGGTCAACGAACAACAGGCTCTGCTGAGCAATCACCAGCACGACAATGGCCAGATGCTGTTCGAGTTGACCGCCAAGACCAAGGAAGACCACAGCCAGCACCACAAACGCCTGCTGGGCCTGAAAACCAACCAGCGCCTGCTTAAGCGTCAGGGCGATCTGCTGCGCCACGCCTCACGCAGCGAACGCCTGGACGAACACCTGAACAAGGTGCGCAAGAACCTCACCGGCAGCTGGACCACCTTGGGTATCAACCAGGCCATCCTGCATTTCTTTCGCAGCATAGAGCAGGACCTGCACAACCTGGCGCAGGAAGCCGAGATGGCCAACAAGATGATCGCGGCCATCTACCGTCGGCACAACGAAGAGAACCCGCTGCACGGCGTCGACGCACCGCAGTTCAACGTCAACCGCTACCTGCGTGAACTCAAGCAGCAGCAGACCAAGGCCGACCAGTTCCGCCTGCAGCTGAAAACCCTGCTGACTGAACAGCGCAGCCTGACCAAACGCTTCTTCGCCACCCTGGTACAGGAAGTGATCGGCCTGCATCAGCGCATGCGCCAGGAAGCCGAGCAGTGGGCCAACGATGCGCTGATGCCGCTGATGCAGCACACCCTGGAGCACAAGCAACTGCTGGAGACCCACATGCTGCGGCTCAAGGCCCTGGCCCAGGAGACTCAGCAGGCGCGCCAGCGCGGCCAGCAACTGGCACGCTACAGCGGCGAACTGGAACAGCAACTGGCGCAAGCCAACGACATGCTGCGCACCCTGCGCCGACCTGCACCTGTGCAGCGCCAAGGCAAGGTAGTCAATCTGCCAGGGGCCGCACGCCCACACAGCATCGGCGAATAG